In Cryptomeria japonica chromosome 10, Sugi_1.0, whole genome shotgun sequence, a genomic segment contains:
- the LOC131859066 gene encoding uncharacterized mitochondrial protein AtMg00810-like — MEFCISQSKYVKKMLKKFGFSDCKPVTTPLTIGCKLRKDDESPEVEQNKYRSMIGGILYLNMSKPNIMQAICLVSRFQANLKVTHEKPVKRFFQYLKGTVDYGLWY; from the coding sequence ATGGAATTTTGTATTTCTCAGAGCAAGTatgtgaagaaaatgttgaagaagtttggtttttcTGATTGCAAACCAGTTACAACCCCTTTAACTattggatgcaagttgagaaaagatgacGAGTCTCCAGAAGTTGAACAGAAtaagtacaggtcaatgattggtggaattttgtatttaaatatgtcTAAACCAAATATCATGCAGGCTATTTGTCTGGTATCTAGATTTCAGGCAAATTTGAAGGTGACACATGAGAAACCTGTGAAGAGATTTtttcaatatttgaaaggtactgtggaTTATGGACTTTGGTATTAA